From the genome of Haloarchaeobius salinus, one region includes:
- a CDS encoding choice-of-anchor W domain-containing protein, with the protein MTDERQHLTRRTVLAGLGTVGVAAAGAGLGTTALFNDREGFSENLLTAGSLDLLLDYKATYDGPNGVEILGQRPTPDEEQAWEDQFGEGSEIDYCSDDGKAMLINGDEIPVFDLDDVKPGDSGEVTVSLHICDNPAWVTMSGELVENAENGQTEPELADEGEDTDGVGELADAIQVTMWYDPDCNNVLDEDEVVIFEGSMTDAFAALEAGIGLDGDASTPEFDPVPGASTYCIGFYWELPIDVGNEVQTDSVKFDLTFDAEQSRHNPVVTTSQGEGFEPFQKSSFARARYGGVNTWELAVGTAPGNADEADYTWTSGATVPFTYEYDGAGSAAFSVDGVTVSDSIPAPAGRFAFVGKADEATVTVDNLALNVGGDSIGLVGPNTMTASNDDDGTDRDIQHLVVNTSAAQVSGPFTVTGDLTGTVQGDYDSSAEEGVALDLAFE; encoded by the coding sequence ATGACAGACGAAAGACAACACCTCACTCGGCGTACCGTACTCGCGGGACTCGGCACCGTCGGCGTCGCAGCCGCGGGGGCTGGCCTCGGCACCACCGCACTGTTCAACGACCGCGAGGGGTTCAGCGAGAACCTCCTCACCGCGGGTTCGCTGGACCTCCTGCTCGACTACAAGGCGACCTACGACGGCCCGAACGGCGTCGAGATCCTCGGACAGCGCCCCACCCCGGACGAGGAACAGGCGTGGGAGGACCAGTTCGGCGAGGGCAGCGAGATCGACTACTGTTCGGACGACGGCAAGGCGATGCTCATCAACGGCGACGAGATCCCCGTCTTCGACCTCGACGACGTCAAGCCAGGCGACTCCGGCGAAGTCACCGTCAGCCTCCACATCTGCGACAACCCCGCGTGGGTGACGATGTCCGGTGAGCTGGTCGAGAACGCAGAGAACGGCCAGACGGAGCCCGAACTCGCCGACGAGGGCGAGGACACCGACGGCGTGGGCGAGCTCGCCGACGCCATCCAGGTCACCATGTGGTACGACCCGGACTGCAACAACGTCCTCGACGAGGACGAGGTCGTCATCTTCGAGGGGAGCATGACCGACGCGTTCGCCGCGCTCGAGGCCGGCATCGGCCTCGACGGCGACGCCAGCACCCCGGAGTTCGACCCGGTCCCCGGCGCGAGCACCTACTGCATCGGCTTCTACTGGGAGCTGCCCATCGACGTGGGCAACGAGGTCCAGACCGACTCCGTGAAGTTCGACCTGACCTTCGACGCCGAGCAGTCGCGGCACAACCCCGTCGTGACGACCAGCCAGGGCGAGGGCTTCGAACCGTTCCAGAAGTCCTCGTTCGCACGGGCCCGCTACGGCGGCGTGAACACCTGGGAACTCGCGGTCGGTACCGCACCCGGTAACGCCGACGAGGCGGACTACACCTGGACCTCCGGTGCGACGGTCCCGTTCACCTACGAGTACGATGGTGCGGGCTCCGCAGCCTTCTCGGTCGACGGCGTGACCGTTAGCGACTCGATTCCGGCACCCGCTGGACGCTTCGCGTTCGTCGGCAAGGCCGACGAGGCAACCGTGACGGTCGACAACCTCGCACTCAACGTCGGCGGCGACTCGATCGGCCTGGTCGGTCCCAACACGATGACCGCGTCGAACGACGACGACGGCACTGACCGCGACATCCAGCACCTCGTCGTCAACACGAGCGCAGCACAGGTCTCCGGGCCGTTCACCGTGACGGGCGACCTGACTGGAACGGTGCAGGGCGACTACGACAGCTCCGCCGAGGAGGGCGTCGCGCTCGACCTCGCCTTCGAGTAA
- a CDS encoding DUF7344 domain-containing protein, translated as MLTKTHTVPDSDVFAILSNQRRRHTLEYLRRHDDGVALRDLAEAIATVESGESPAPRDVRHTVYVSLHQTHLPMLDAAGVLAYDADRKLVELLDSARDVERYMTMTTAFGVSWAEYYRALGVVGLFLVVAALANLPVISAVPPLALASAFLATFAVSSAYQLWGQRRGLLRALF; from the coding sequence ATGCTAACCAAGACACACACAGTACCGGATTCGGACGTGTTCGCCATTCTCAGCAACCAACGCCGCCGTCACACGCTGGAGTACCTGCGTCGCCACGACGACGGCGTCGCGCTCCGGGACCTCGCGGAGGCCATCGCGACGGTCGAATCGGGCGAGTCGCCTGCACCGCGGGACGTGCGGCACACGGTGTACGTCTCGCTCCACCAGACGCACCTCCCGATGCTCGACGCGGCCGGCGTGCTGGCCTACGACGCGGACCGCAAGCTCGTCGAACTCCTCGACTCCGCCCGCGACGTGGAGCGCTACATGACCATGACGACCGCCTTCGGCGTCAGCTGGGCCGAGTACTACCGGGCCCTCGGCGTCGTCGGACTGTTCCTCGTCGTCGCCGCCCTCGCGAACCTCCCGGTCATCTCCGCGGTCCCGCCGCTGGCCTTGGCCTCCGCCTTCCTCGCGACGTTCGCCGTCTCCTCGGCCTACCAGCTCTGGGGACAGCGTCGCGGCCTGCTGCGTGCGCTGTTCTGA
- a CDS encoding HalOD1 output domain-containing protein, whose translation MGDSKEFYYEPAEGESLSTEVVTAVAKAHDEDVIEQEWLISKDINTDALDGLFQERNLNMTLQFEADGTTVTIIADRRGDPRIKIESHR comes from the coding sequence GTGGGAGATTCAAAGGAGTTCTACTACGAGCCAGCCGAAGGCGAATCGCTAAGTACAGAGGTCGTAACGGCGGTTGCGAAGGCTCACGACGAGGATGTGATCGAGCAGGAGTGGCTCATCAGTAAAGACATCAACACGGACGCACTCGACGGACTCTTCCAGGAACGCAATCTCAATATGACCCTCCAGTTCGAGGCCGACGGGACGACGGTGACGATCATCGCCGACCGCCGTGGCGACCCGCGCATCAAGATCGAATCGCACCGATAA